The Candidatus Korarchaeota archaeon NZ13-K genome includes the window AGTCGACATCGGCAGGGTGGCCGGCCAGGCCGTGATAGACAGCTACCTGCAGGCCAGGGGGATCAGGCTCAGGGTGAACCTGGATGCCCCCGACGTCATAGTGAGGTGCGACCTCATAGGGGAGGAGCTCCTGGTCGGGGTGGACATGACGGGAGATGAGGGGCTCCACAAGCGCAGGTACAGGGTCTACCAGCACCCGGCCCCCCTGAACCCGACGATAGCCGCCTCCCTGGTTTACCTCTCGGGCTGGACCCATGAGAGCAGTCTGCTGGACCCATTCTGCGGGAGCGGGACCATACTCTTCGAGGCCGGGATGATCGCCAGGGGAACCCCAGTCTGCAAGTTCAGGAGGGACTTCGCATTCCTCAGATTCTTCGAGGAGCTGCCGTATCTTGAGGAGAGGGAGGTGGAGCTCAAGCTTTACGGCGTGGAGAGGTTCAGGAAGCATCTAGAGGGAGCAAGGAGGATAGCCGAATACGTCGGCATTCACCCCACGCTGATCCAGGGCCGCGCGGAGAGGGTGAGCGATTACCTAAGCGAGGTGGACTACGTGATCACGAATCCACCCTACGGCCTGAGGATAGGGAGGAGGGGTGCCATTGAGAGGCTTTACTCGGCCTTCCTGGAGTCGGTCAGCTCAATACTCAGGCGCAGGATGGTCGTCATAACTGGGGAGAGGGAGATCTTCAGGAGGCATGCGGAGAGGCTGTTCCCGAAGCTGATCGAGTACGAAGCCAGGTACGGGGACCTTCCCGTCGGGATATACCTGGTGGATGCCCGGCCGGGGCAAGAGGTTATATAGCGAATAGGCCTCCCAGGGCTGATGATGGACTTCAGGGAGATCAGCGATAGGATAGCAGATATAATTTCTGAGGTCACGAGAAGTGTTGTAACCGTCTACACAACGGTTCCGGAGATATCACTGTTCTTCGGCCCCAGGACTCTGCACGGCGCCGGCTCCGGTTTCATAGTGAGGGAGGGTCTCGTGATCACAAACGCTCACGTGGTCGCGAGGGCCAGGGAGATAAGCATAGTCTTCAGCGATGGATCCAGCGAGAGGGGAAGGCTCCTAGCAGCTGACCCAATGAGGGACCTCGCTCTCGTCGAGATAAACACCTCCGGCTTCCCAGCCGCTAGGCTGGGGGACTCGGATGGTGTGAGGGTGGGCGAGATAGTGTTCGCCGTCGGCTCGCCGCTTGGAATGACCGGCACCTCCGTCTCCATGGGAGTCGTTAGCTCCCTAGGGAGGACGATAGTGGATGAGC containing:
- a CDS encoding class I SAM-dependent RNA methyltransferase yields the protein RGRGRVFFESDLEIVPLIHCQMRTAERIVLLLGSTRVRDLDDVYRAVRGLDFGFIRPEWSFAVRPTRVGEHGFTSVDIGRVAGQAVIDSYLQARGIRLRVNLDAPDVIVRCDLIGEELLVGVDMTGDEGLHKRRYRVYQHPAPLNPTIAASLVYLSGWTHESSLLDPFCGSGTILFEAGMIARGTPVCKFRRDFAFLRFFEELPYLEEREVELKLYGVERFRKHLEGARRIAEYVGIHPTLIQGRAERVSDYLSEVDYVITNPPYGLRIGRRGAIERLYSAFLESVSSILRRRMVVITGEREIFRRHAERLFPKLIEYEARYGDLPVGIYLVDARPGQEVI